In Littorina saxatilis isolate snail1 linkage group LG8, US_GU_Lsax_2.0, whole genome shotgun sequence, a single genomic region encodes these proteins:
- the LOC138972190 gene encoding uncharacterized protein, whose product MKKVKLTATLNASTAATCTIHPLTCAILKVIRSDLTEQVLCILPLPNCNTTVQPGGCVCKSVANNVYTFELDYMYDPSGHANGTLDLVPNCVPQADFASRAPCRRLGNGPKPSTTLTDTESSSSITLLIGLGVAQGMCVVMVIAVGAWVYFRKRSSGSQQNTPLVDAPLTNAPPANAAPDNAPRNAGSAWPSAGNNTPVDYPESSVDDPEASEASEVSEASIASEASIASEASIASEASIASEASIASEASIASEASMPVKPV is encoded by the exons ATGAAAAAGGTAAAGCTCACCGCGACTCTGAACGCCTCGACAGCCGCGACCTGCACTATCCATCCATTGACATGTGCAATCTTGAAGGTGATTCGTAGCGACTTGACTGAACAGGTTCTGTGTATTCTGCCTCTGCCAAACTGTAATACAACTGTTCAACCAGGCGGCTGTGTGTGCAAAAGCGTTGCAAACAATGTCTACACGTTCGAACTGGATTATATGTACGACCCTTCAGGGCATGCAAACGGAACACTTGATCTGGTACCTAACTGCGTCCCACAGGCTGACTTTGCTTCACGAGCACCATGTCGTAGACTTGGCAACG GACCAAAACCCAGCACAACGCTCACAGACACGGAATCCAGTTCATCGATCACTCTGCTCATCGGTCTGGGTGTAGCACAAGGTATGTGTGTCGTCATGGTAATAGCAGTTGGTGCTTGGGTCTACTTCAGGAAACGCAGTTCGGGAAGTCAACAGAACACCCCTCTAGTCGACGCCCCTCTAACCAACGCCCCTCCAGCCAACGCAGCCCCAGACAACGCTCCTCGGAATGCTGGCAGTGCTTGGCCCTCCGCAGGCAACAACACTCCTGTCGATTATCCTGAGTCCAGTGTGGATGATCCAGAGGCCAGTGAAGCCAGTGAAGTCAGTGAAGCCAGTATAGCCAGTGAAGCCAGTATAGCCAGTGAAGCCAGTATAGCCAGTGAAGCCAGTATAGCCAGTGAAGCCAGTATAGCCAGTGAAGCCAGTATAGCCAGTGAAGCCAGTATGCCAGTGAAGCCAGTATAG